In the Mycoplasmoides gallisepticum genome, one interval contains:
- the rsmH gene encoding 16S rRNA (cytosine(1402)-N(4))-methyltransferase RsmH: MMIINNQIHYPVLLKEVIENLITTKDGIYLDLTIGFGGHSYNIIKILDQKARLIGFDQDLKAIAHCNQLFSEFNNVSLINDNFVNLKKHLQLMQIDNIDGCLIDLGVSSYQLDQADRGFSYHSLGRLDMRMDQNKAVDATKLIQNSTVSELVKIMKNYGEIKDPYRVVVALKKAFEKKELNTLEVVELIKKHVNKAELYANKHPARRYFQALRIAVNNELEVLEKLLSYLPSYLNKGGKIAIITFHSLEEKIVKKVFRHLASISSLNNLPINNELLKKYHNHFNKGLSPTQSELETNRRSRSAKLFVLEKINN; the protein is encoded by the coding sequence ATGATGATCATTAATAATCAGATTCACTATCCGGTTTTATTAAAGGAAGTGATTGAAAACTTAATCACAACAAAGGATGGAATTTATTTAGATCTCACGATTGGGTTTGGCGGTCATAGTTACAACATTATTAAGATATTAGATCAAAAAGCTAGATTGATCGGGTTTGACCAAGATCTAAAAGCAATCGCACATTGTAATCAATTATTTAGTGAATTTAATAATGTGAGCTTAATTAATGACAACTTCGTTAATCTAAAAAAACATCTGCAACTAATGCAGATTGATAACATCGATGGTTGTTTAATTGATCTGGGCGTGTCGAGTTATCAACTAGATCAAGCTGATCGCGGATTTAGTTACCATTCATTAGGTCGACTAGATATGAGAATGGATCAAAATAAAGCAGTTGATGCGACAAAACTGATCCAGAATTCAACAGTAAGTGAACTAGTTAAGATCATGAAAAACTATGGTGAGATTAAAGATCCTTATCGGGTTGTAGTTGCTCTTAAAAAAGCATTTGAGAAAAAAGAATTAAATACTCTTGAAGTTGTTGAACTAATTAAAAAACATGTAAATAAAGCTGAACTGTATGCAAACAAACATCCTGCAAGAAGATATTTCCAAGCTCTAAGAATTGCTGTTAATAATGAATTAGAAGTCTTAGAAAAACTCTTAAGTTATCTTCCTTCTTATCTAAATAAAGGTGGTAAGATCGCAATCATCACCTTTCATTCACTTGAAGAAAAGATCGTTAAAAAGGTTTTTCGACACCTAGCTTCAATATCATCACTTAACAATCTGCCAATTAATAACGAATTACTTAAAAAATATCACAACCACTTTAATAAAGGGCTAAGTCCAACTCAAAGTGAACTTGAGACTAACCGTCGTTCACGTTCAGCCAAACTATTCGTCCTTGAAAAGATCAATAATTAA
- the mraZ gene encoding division/cell wall cluster transcriptional repressor MraZ, protein MFIGNYQHNIDPKGRLSIPSKLRSLIQDSVVLSRGLDGCLELRTNQEFENYANKFLSQSNNKQQNRNYKRLLFANSLTVEIDSANRILIPANFKKMANLSKEVVIIGMGDHIELWDINAYEQFNEANFDKFNELAESMDDDH, encoded by the coding sequence ATGTTTATTGGCAACTATCAACATAATATCGATCCTAAGGGTAGATTAAGCATTCCTTCTAAATTAAGAAGTTTAATTCAAGATAGTGTTGTGCTATCTAGAGGTTTAGATGGCTGTTTAGAATTACGTACTAATCAAGAGTTTGAAAACTACGCAAATAAATTTTTAAGTCAATCAAATAATAAACAACAAAACCGTAATTACAAACGTTTATTATTTGCTAACTCACTAACAGTGGAGATCGATAGTGCCAACCGAATCTTGATTCCAGCAAACTTTAAGAAGATGGCAAATCTTAGTAAAGAAGTTGTAATCATCGGAATGGGTGATCACATTGAATTGTGAGATATTAATGCTTATGAACAGTTTAATGAAGCTAACTTTGATAAGTTTAATGAGCTAGCTGAATCAATGGATGATGATCATTAA
- the scpB gene encoding SMC-Scp complex subunit ScpB — MKTKIKKITKKFNLKKDTEVKPLSTQELIEEQKEFSQAVDKLMTKKQKPTFEDIGSSIVDFETSDNDKFYESVRDAIEKTSEIVDDLDQSELTKNSYEQKELSAKAIIQAALYVAGRNGMTLQELNKILPKIHQDQLFKELEEMIYSYDQNLNFGLTIKNYGGRYKILTKAAVKKDMQRYVSERFKNPLNKSLMEVLAIVAYNQPCTRVRINEIRGVDSLSLVDNLLEKGLIVEVGRADTPGRPFLYNVSEKFFDLFGIESIDDLPQIKHFDPDSYQEGDFFDSNRYDENE; from the coding sequence ATGAAAACAAAGATCAAAAAGATAACTAAGAAATTTAACTTAAAAAAGGACACTGAAGTCAAACCACTATCAACTCAAGAGCTGATTGAAGAACAAAAAGAGTTTTCTCAAGCAGTTGATAAGTTAATGACTAAAAAACAAAAACCAACGTTTGAAGACATTGGTAGTTCAATCGTTGATTTTGAAACATCAGATAATGATAAGTTCTATGAATCAGTTAGGGATGCAATTGAAAAAACCAGTGAGATCGTTGATGATTTAGATCAAAGTGAACTAACTAAAAATTCATATGAACAAAAAGAGTTATCAGCTAAAGCGATTATCCAAGCAGCATTGTATGTGGCTGGAAGAAATGGGATGACGCTTCAAGAGTTAAATAAGATCTTACCTAAGATCCATCAAGATCAGTTGTTTAAAGAGTTAGAAGAGATGATCTACAGTTATGATCAAAACCTGAACTTTGGTTTAACGATTAAAAACTATGGTGGTCGGTATAAGATCTTAACTAAAGCAGCTGTTAAAAAAGATATGCAACGCTATGTTTCTGAACGGTTTAAAAACCCACTAAACAAGAGTTTAATGGAAGTTTTAGCAATCGTTGCTTACAATCAACCGTGTACCAGAGTAAGAATTAATGAGATCAGAGGGGTAGACTCATTAAGTTTGGTTGATAACTTATTAGAAAAAGGGTTGATTGTTGAAGTTGGTCGTGCTGATACTCCTGGTCGTCCTTTCTTATATAATGTTTCAGAAAAATTCTTTGATCTGTTTGGGATTGAATCAATTGATGATCTTCCTCAAATCAAGCATTTTGATCCCGATTCTTATCAAGAAGGTGACTTCTTTGACTCGAACCGTTATGATGAGAACGAATAG
- the scpA gene encoding segregation/condensation protein A: MIKLIWCEDLNHGIAKNNQIPWKIDEELNHFHQTTTNHPIIMGYNTYLAMNKILANQANIVISKKHQRELKNKNELFLYSDLKKALIDFSIVDLFIIGGKKTIEQAIKYADQLVISKLNADYGCDLFVNLNYDDFSLVQTKEYDQFVVEYWERKPNTKKPEDLIEELNINLNDDFLNLSFKHFSGPFDLLLHLIKDKKMDIMALDLFELTNQYFAYINKHMINLDLVSDYLYMACELLRIKSDLSIPNFEDETKIDLNNDDERDRIVKRIIEYKRYSELLPSLQKMQLERFSLFAKEEDDWDVFKLTSNDLLEAPLPDYVNPKKLKKAMERVFEKLKIKTITEHKIVIEELSIEDVKNEILSIIKKLLNNQYDRFIDLEKIFEQIDPKKLNLRYFVTSFVCLLILVREQKIDLNQKNDDESISACLVDPTKIVNSQESIQEVIQRQQEDEKALKESIKQIQEERKQSFFKQREEYLKKKYGEYYVSREQYQKLTPEEKINIRINQRKIDEQEKLNKAKAQNLVDENNQIIDLKTKKPSAKQILYEADLIIKQLDDLINDQQEDYDSQAELEALHTGLIKLDDEQEQDLIKEE; encoded by the coding sequence ATGATCAAACTTATCTGATGTGAAGATCTTAATCATGGAATTGCTAAGAACAACCAAATCCCTTGAAAGATCGATGAGGAACTAAACCATTTCCATCAAACTACCACCAATCACCCGATCATCATGGGGTATAATACCTATCTTGCTATGAACAAGATCTTAGCTAACCAAGCTAATATTGTGATCAGTAAAAAACATCAGCGCGAATTAAAAAATAAGAATGAATTATTCTTATATTCAGATCTGAAAAAAGCCTTAATTGATTTTAGTATTGTTGATCTATTTATTATTGGGGGTAAGAAAACAATCGAACAAGCGATTAAGTATGCAGATCAATTAGTGATCTCCAAACTTAATGCTGATTATGGTTGTGATCTTTTTGTTAATCTTAATTATGATGACTTTAGTTTGGTGCAAACTAAAGAATACGACCAATTTGTTGTTGAGTATTGAGAACGTAAACCAAACACCAAAAAACCAGAAGATCTAATTGAAGAATTAAATATCAACTTAAATGATGATTTCTTAAACCTATCATTTAAGCACTTCAGTGGGCCATTTGATCTCTTACTTCATCTGATTAAAGATAAGAAGATGGATATTATGGCATTAGATCTATTTGAACTAACCAACCAGTATTTTGCTTATATCAATAAGCATATGATCAATCTTGATCTAGTATCAGATTATTTATATATGGCTTGTGAGCTGTTAAGAATTAAATCTGATCTATCAATTCCCAACTTTGAAGATGAGACCAAGATTGATCTTAATAATGATGATGAGCGTGATCGGATTGTTAAACGAATCATTGAATACAAACGTTATTCAGAACTATTACCATCATTACAAAAGATGCAATTAGAACGGTTTTCACTGTTTGCTAAAGAAGAAGATGATTGGGATGTTTTCAAATTAACTAGTAATGATCTACTAGAAGCTCCGTTACCAGATTATGTTAATCCCAAGAAGTTAAAAAAGGCGATGGAACGCGTCTTTGAAAAACTTAAGATTAAAACGATCACCGAACACAAGATCGTGATCGAAGAGTTATCGATCGAAGATGTTAAAAATGAGATCTTATCAATTATCAAGAAATTATTAAATAATCAATATGATCGTTTTATTGATCTAGAAAAGATCTTTGAACAGATTGATCCCAAGAAATTAAACTTACGGTACTTTGTTACAAGCTTTGTTTGCTTATTAATCTTAGTACGTGAACAAAAGATTGATCTAAATCAAAAAAACGATGATGAATCAATCTCTGCTTGTTTAGTTGATCCAACTAAGATTGTTAATAGTCAAGAATCAATCCAAGAAGTGATTCAACGTCAACAAGAAGACGAAAAAGCCTTAAAAGAATCGATCAAACAGATCCAAGAAGAACGTAAGCAAAGCTTTTTTAAACAACGTGAAGAATATTTAAAAAAGAAATATGGTGAATATTATGTTTCTCGTGAACAGTATCAAAAGCTTACACCTGAAGAAAAGATCAATATCAGAATTAACCAACGCAAGATTGATGAACAAGAAAAACTTAATAAAGCTAAAGCCCAAAACCTTGTTGATGAAAATAATCAGATCATCGATCTAAAGACAAAAAAACCAAGTGCCAAACAGATCTTATATGAAGCTGATCTGATTATCAAACAACTTGATGATCTGATTAATGATCAGCAAGAAGACTATGATTCCCAAGCTGAACTTGAAGCTTTACATACTGGTTTAATAAAACTAGATGATGAACAAGAACAAGATCTAATTAAAGAAGAATAA
- a CDS encoding lysophospholipid acyltransferase family protein, with translation MPLFLRLLSFLIFPFVGIEFIFRYLIALIKANIYKNNESFYTKENRFKTVYILACRVIFFKGVKIEIKNADLIPKKPVLFIGNHKSNIDPFVMIWLANHLKDITELTFVAKAELKNKSIGKIMSLIDVIFIDRNSIKQTAKATLNEIELLKNTSVCVFAEGTRVFSHQLGEFKPGAIKAAYKAFCPIVPFSLFNTQGRMETISDRDRPVQPGFQKARTNKIYIEFLKPLKPIDYSRSESTFIINIIRELIQQTYQKQLAEFNNQR, from the coding sequence ATGCCGCTTTTTCTCCGTTTATTAAGCTTTTTAATCTTTCCTTTTGTCGGTATTGAATTTATCTTTAGATACCTGATTGCTTTAATTAAAGCTAATATCTATAAAAATAATGAGTCATTTTACACCAAAGAAAACCGCTTTAAGACCGTATATATCTTAGCTTGTCGGGTGATCTTTTTTAAGGGTGTAAAGATTGAGATCAAAAACGCAGATCTGATTCCCAAAAAACCAGTTTTGTTTATTGGCAATCACAAATCAAATATCGATCCGTTTGTCATGATCTGGTTAGCTAACCATTTAAAAGATATTACTGAACTAACTTTTGTTGCTAAAGCAGAATTAAAAAATAAATCAATCGGTAAGATCATGTCACTAATTGATGTGATTTTTATTGATCGCAATAGTATTAAACAAACCGCAAAAGCCACTTTAAATGAGATTGAACTATTAAAAAATACTTCAGTTTGTGTTTTTGCTGAGGGAACTAGAGTGTTTTCTCATCAACTAGGTGAGTTTAAACCAGGAGCAATTAAAGCTGCATACAAAGCGTTCTGTCCGATTGTGCCCTTTAGTTTATTTAACACCCAAGGTAGAATGGAAACGATCTCAGATCGTGACAGACCAGTACAACCGGGATTTCAAAAAGCTAGAACTAATAAGATCTATATTGAGTTCTTAAAACCATTAAAACCAATCGATTATTCTCGATCTGAATCAACGTTCATTATTAATATTATTAGGGAGTTGATTCAGCAAACCTATCAGAAGCAACTAGCTGAATTTAACAACCAAAGATAA
- a CDS encoding holo-ACP synthase, whose product MIIGVGIDVVSIDRFQAKKSDEFIKKLLTEHEQNKYKTVIGESNQNIFLAIRWSLKEAIFKALKTWDEFTQLEIRKIHGAYECSLNEKIKLHLSISHEGQRLVAMAVAERI is encoded by the coding sequence ATGATAATCGGTGTTGGTATTGACGTTGTAAGTATTGATAGATTTCAAGCTAAGAAATCTGATGAATTCATCAAGAAACTTTTAACAGAACACGAACAAAACAAATATAAGACTGTTATTGGTGAATCAAACCAAAACATCTTCTTAGCGATCAGATGATCACTAAAAGAAGCGATTTTTAAAGCGCTTAAGACTTGAGATGAATTCACTCAATTAGAAATTCGTAAAATTCACGGTGCTTATGAATGCTCTTTAAACGAAAAAATTAAGCTACACCTTTCTATCTCTCACGAAGGTCAAAGATTAGTAGCAATGGCAGTAGCTGAAAGAATTTAA
- a CDS encoding ribonuclease HIII yields MSNNTYSIKNLSNETIKRFVNQLKTYEIDNNNELIYKRFNYLDYLIISVYKSNSILIQLTKLANSSHLDEFIDKYCFWTNSNQNKQVKKTTNNKKSKLTNNKLNLSNVSLIGCDEVGVGEYLGPIVTCCALVSDDQIDQINRLGVKDSKLLTDDKIVNIANELRKLIKFQIFCFDPKKGALEFNQMYDQLKNINALKAYMHNAGLILFKQKYGINNIIVLDQFVNEKKYYEHLNNYKVTPMIKIDVMEEKAESKYLSVAVASILARAYYLELCKKLLDKINYQGDYKKMLGADNKTFELIKKHIKANPSYNWKKVFKVFFKPFQEFLESLK; encoded by the coding sequence ATGTCAAACAACACTTATTCAATTAAGAACTTGTCAAATGAGACAATCAAGCGTTTTGTTAATCAATTAAAAACCTATGAGATTGATAATAATAATGAATTAATTTACAAGCGGTTTAATTATTTAGACTACTTAATTATTAGTGTTTATAAATCAAATAGCATCCTAATTCAATTAACTAAATTAGCTAATTCATCGCACTTAGATGAATTTATTGATAAGTATTGTTTTTGAACGAATAGTAATCAAAATAAACAAGTTAAAAAAACCACTAATAATAAAAAAAGTAAACTAACCAATAATAAGCTGAATTTATCTAACGTAAGTTTGATTGGTTGTGATGAGGTTGGTGTTGGCGAATATCTCGGTCCGATCGTTACATGTTGTGCTTTAGTTAGTGATGATCAAATTGATCAAATCAATCGTCTTGGCGTAAAGGATTCTAAACTACTAACTGATGATAAGATTGTGAATATTGCTAATGAATTAAGAAAATTAATTAAGTTTCAAATCTTTTGTTTTGATCCTAAAAAAGGCGCGCTTGAATTTAACCAAATGTATGACCAACTAAAAAATATTAATGCACTAAAAGCATATATGCACAATGCAGGATTAATTTTATTTAAGCAAAAATACGGAATTAACAATATAATTGTTTTGGATCAATTTGTTAATGAAAAAAAATACTACGAGCACTTAAATAATTATAAAGTTACTCCGATGATTAAAATTGATGTGATGGAAGAAAAAGCTGAATCTAAGTATTTAAGTGTAGCAGTAGCAAGCATATTAGCTAGAGCTTATTATCTAGAATTATGTAAGAAGTTACTAGATAAGATCAATTATCAAGGCGATTATAAAAAGATGTTAGGCGCTGATAATAAAACCTTTGAGCTAATCAAAAAACACATTAAAGCTAACCCTAGTTATAACTGAAAAAAAGTCTTCAAAGTGTTTTTTAAGCCATTTCAAGAATTCTTAGAATCATTAAAATAA
- a CDS encoding MSC_0775 family lipoprotein has product MQSSFIKFLSKDNTVLRSKKSKIIWTLFKSFAVVMSPIAFTTLASCYAPKDNSKPPQDNNKEPKIGINLASFDKLNNATDLLEWKDPESKTSEMEIGNILKNKFIKNNLQLKVDQIKQILADDYKVSQNDLANYSFDIKYNEVFYDRNNPDQLVVPTEILRKVQLSNLTSSNLYQGHVYNLILAGFKPDNKYARFDEYKNKIKEFKAAHPIQKVHLDNLDLGDLLGYSQAKLKSLKIEFKDFNNSDLYQGLSNQEKIDQANTYSSKKTFTPKYSAFVKSVKISDDLKKLHFTIRIAYGFSSYQWNNDFNSYGEDLQFDQDINKELKLTEQDYQKIALANLNIQLADFSSITNYDFANFNVDDFYPFSKNENLIKFKIIQAINPSVQNKNATFKVKTSSDLQQLNNLDLEQIYGVKKHLNLFSDPQVDQSTKIYDLHTGLLGQEQLSKISSDLFTYLNNTNAIAGGYAQIRGFYASNKTPAQLHLGEDILVNANTLLKSPVDADVVSVFDRKSDNIGAGIGTSVILRIKAKDLSNMIDQGVYEDYFASSEYVYLGIIHLDGQKTQNQLNQILNNQANVNRQLNWINKNQKDSYLDITLDNPLSLKANDAFAVVGESDQNGGWLPHAHIALMADSSLITDPNGYVYPDRNNYLSPRNLDRINNPAKRPFFQVPGVAFGIGSTTYYKTDPNANEIMQEIDGKQTKVLVNNDPFIDQNINIQSYETRGLLDPNLLFQFRNQDTYIAKLRDYFKESFPNEPKLQE; this is encoded by the coding sequence TTGCAATCATCGTTTATCAAATTTTTATCCAAGGACAACACCGTGTTACGATCTAAGAAATCAAAAATTATATGAACTTTATTTAAATCTTTTGCAGTAGTTATGAGCCCAATCGCTTTTACTACACTAGCTAGTTGTTATGCACCCAAAGACAATTCTAAACCACCACAAGATAATAATAAAGAACCAAAAATTGGGATAAATTTGGCTAGCTTTGATAAATTAAACAATGCTACTGATCTATTAGAATGAAAAGATCCTGAGTCAAAAACTTCAGAGATGGAAATTGGTAATATCTTAAAAAATAAGTTTATTAAGAATAATTTACAACTAAAAGTTGATCAAATTAAACAAATTCTAGCTGATGATTATAAAGTTAGCCAAAATGATTTAGCTAATTACAGCTTTGATATCAAGTACAATGAAGTGTTTTATGATCGCAACAATCCCGATCAGTTAGTAGTACCCACTGAAATATTAAGAAAAGTGCAATTATCAAATTTAACTTCTAGCAATCTATATCAAGGTCATGTATATAATCTTATCTTAGCTGGGTTTAAACCAGATAATAAGTATGCTCGATTTGATGAATATAAAAACAAAATTAAAGAGTTTAAAGCAGCCCATCCAATTCAAAAAGTTCATTTAGACAATCTTGATCTCGGGGATTTATTAGGATATTCGCAAGCAAAACTTAAGAGTTTAAAAATTGAGTTTAAAGATTTCAATAATTCTGATCTATATCAAGGTTTAAGTAATCAAGAAAAAATTGATCAAGCTAATACTTATAGTTCTAAGAAAACATTTACACCAAAATATAGTGCTTTTGTTAAAAGTGTAAAGATTTCAGATGATCTAAAAAAACTGCATTTCACAATAAGAATCGCATATGGTTTTAGTTCATATCAATGAAATAATGATTTTAATTCTTATGGTGAAGATCTGCAATTTGATCAAGATATTAATAAAGAGCTAAAGCTAACTGAACAAGATTATCAAAAAATTGCTTTAGCCAATCTTAATATTCAATTAGCTGATTTTTCATCAATCACCAACTACGATTTTGCCAACTTTAATGTTGATGATTTCTATCCATTTTCTAAAAATGAAAATTTAATTAAATTTAAAATAATTCAAGCAATTAACCCTTCAGTTCAAAATAAAAATGCAACATTTAAGGTCAAAACAAGTTCTGATCTACAACAACTTAACAACCTAGATTTAGAACAAATCTATGGGGTAAAAAAACATCTTAATCTGTTTAGTGATCCACAAGTTGATCAATCAACTAAGATCTATGATCTTCATACAGGTTTATTAGGTCAAGAACAACTATCTAAGATTAGTAGTGATCTATTTACATATTTAAATAATACGAATGCAATTGCTGGTGGTTATGCACAGATCAGAGGTTTTTATGCTAGCAATAAAACCCCAGCCCAACTTCATTTAGGCGAAGATATTTTAGTTAATGCTAACACCTTATTAAAATCACCGGTTGATGCTGATGTCGTTAGTGTGTTTGACCGCAAATCTGATAATATAGGTGCAGGTATTGGGACATCTGTGATTTTAAGAATTAAAGCAAAAGATCTAAGTAACATGATTGATCAAGGTGTTTATGAAGATTATTTTGCCTCTTCTGAATATGTTTATCTAGGTATTATTCATTTAGATGGTCAAAAAACACAAAACCAATTAAACCAGATCTTAAATAATCAAGCTAATGTGAATAGACAATTAAACTGAATCAATAAAAACCAAAAGGATTCTTATTTAGATATTACATTAGATAACCCGCTTAGTTTAAAAGCAAATGATGCGTTTGCTGTGGTAGGCGAATCTGATCAAAATGGTGGTTGATTACCTCATGCTCATATTGCTTTGATGGCTGATAGCAGTTTAATAACTGATCCTAACGGATATGTATATCCCGATCGAAATAATTACTTAAGTCCAAGAAATTTAGATCGAATTAACAATCCTGCTAAACGTCCTTTCTTCCAAGTACCAGGCGTTGCTTTTGGAATCGGATCAACAACTTATTATAAAACCGATCCTAACGCTAATGAGATAATGCAAGAAATTGATGGTAAACAAACCAAAGTTTTAGTTAATAATGATCCCTTCATTGATCAGAATATTAATATCCAAAGTTATGAAACCAGAGGTTTATTAGATCCAAACTTGCTTTTCCAATTTAGAAACCAAGATACTTACATTGCTAAACTAAGAGATTATTTCAAAGAATCGTTTCCAAACGAACCGAAATTACAAGAATAA
- a CDS encoding MAG4940 family membrane protein: MMRSLNILTKTWDYGTAITEFGANFVLAFLIMFVFVIIRSKKIENKLVISSFFVFVVFISIISTWAWARVLMDSFPIVYLNPINVIFDAIVQMVNLQNSSNSHLTDSLKGLGYILPMQLVGILSGFVCFYIFYILITKSKQTYIKTVAFNQILFKTDNQKTVYFAFKDFIFILIYTAVIPMISLINPVASGLRRIDYLIVSMIVLFVIIYLSSFFEFYTFDILLSFAFAIFSTFFLLIDQNSDKQTIKTELKNTWLHFLISLIITLVIAIVLAIIVYQIFIQGQHRVTI; the protein is encoded by the coding sequence TTGATGAGAAGCTTAAATATTCTTACGAAAACGTGAGATTATGGAACTGCAATCACAGAATTTGGTGCAAATTTTGTTTTGGCGTTTTTAATCATGTTTGTTTTCGTGATTATTCGTAGTAAAAAGATCGAAAACAAATTAGTCATCAGTTCATTTTTTGTTTTTGTCGTTTTTATTAGCATAATCTCCACCTGAGCATGAGCAAGAGTTTTAATGGACTCATTTCCAATTGTTTATTTGAACCCAATCAATGTAATATTTGATGCAATTGTGCAGATGGTTAATTTACAAAACTCTAGTAATAGTCATTTAACCGATTCACTAAAAGGGCTTGGTTATATCTTACCAATGCAGTTAGTTGGAATTTTGAGTGGTTTTGTTTGCTTTTATATCTTTTATATCTTGATAACAAAAAGTAAACAAACATATATCAAAACAGTTGCTTTTAATCAGATCTTATTTAAAACCGATAATCAAAAAACGGTTTATTTTGCTTTTAAAGATTTTATTTTTATCTTAATTTATACGGCAGTTATTCCGATGATTAGTTTGATCAATCCTGTCGCTTCAGGATTAAGACGAATCGACTATCTAATAGTTAGTATGATCGTTTTATTCGTAATCATTTATTTATCATCGTTTTTTGAATTCTATACGTTTGATATCTTATTGTCGTTTGCTTTTGCAATCTTTTCAACATTCTTTTTATTAATTGACCAGAATAGCGACAAACAGACGATTAAAACTGAGCTAAAAAACACCTGATTGCATTTTTTAATTTCATTAATTATTACGTTGGTAATTGCAATAGTTCTTGCAATCATCGTTTATCAAATTTTTATCCAAGGACAACACCGTGTTACGATCTAA
- a CDS encoding LemA family protein — protein MLVDPSKQTTEGFNPNVDNSTFSAQASSGDVALWWFLYCLSWLTIIGGIILTVKWYQWGNMLRTKQTEINQAASGIDVNLVKRKDTLLKLLEQTKAYMKFEKGTLENITKLRSLSNGTTDVNKMNDAENIINSVSRDINLQFENYPNLKASSIVAELMSSSQYIEAEISASRRLYNTKVTDFNQEIVSFPISVKAKKMNCHSLPLFVASVEAKQDVKMDSLSDL, from the coding sequence ATGTTAGTAGATCCATCAAAACAAACTACTGAAGGGTTTAATCCCAACGTTGATAATAGCACGTTTAGTGCGCAAGCTTCATCTGGCGATGTTGCTTTATGATGGTTTTTATACTGTTTATCATGGTTAACAATCATTGGAGGAATCATTTTAACAGTTAAATGATACCAATGGGGTAATATGTTAAGAACCAAGCAAACTGAAATTAATCAAGCTGCTAGTGGTATTGATGTTAACTTAGTTAAGAGAAAAGATACTTTATTAAAGCTACTAGAACAAACTAAAGCTTACATGAAGTTTGAAAAAGGTACTCTTGAAAACATTACCAAATTACGTTCATTATCTAATGGGACAACTGATGTGAACAAAATGAATGATGCTGAAAATATTATTAACTCAGTATCACGTGATATCAATTTGCAGTTTGAAAACTACCCAAACCTAAAAGCATCTTCAATCGTGGCTGAACTAATGAGTAGTAGTCAATACATTGAAGCTGAAATCTCAGCAAGCAGAAGACTGTATAACACTAAAGTAACTGATTTCAACCAAGAGATCGTAAGTTTCCCTATTTCAGTTAAAGCTAAGAAAATGAATTGTCATTCATTACCATTGTTTGTTGCTTCAGTTGAAGCTAAACAAGATGTAAAAATGGATAGCTTATCTGATCTGTAA